TTCACATTACagccaatacatattataatatttttttatgtgtttcaGAAGAAACCGGAAAATTTTTCTTGACTTCCGGATAAATTcgcggttttttttattattatcattgttattatcattatacgttcgctaattattattgtacacacggCTTTGAGGTGAGCGCGAGTGGCGAGGGGATTTTCACCGGGATAATTCATTGTCGTTTGATTAAACACCTCGGCCGCCACAAAGGATATCCACCGGGTCTTTATCGGGCCCCCACGTCCCGGCGTGCGTTGGCTGGTCCTGAGTCTCAATTTTAACGACCCCAGTGGCAAAGGTGTGGAAAGGCCAGTCGGCGGGGGTGTCCGGGTGTGATTAAATAAACCGGTAATTGGTCGGGAAAACGTGAGGGACGCGCGTCGTATTTGGCCCCACCCCTCGCCACTACCCTCGGACGGGATCCAGTCGGGGTGagaataactatatatatacgtttttcCCCATTTTTCGCGCGAGACCGGAAAATACGGTTTTTTGTACCATCACCGTGTGCGGCGCCGCGACGGCCAAGAGGCGCGTGCCGAACATCATCGCCCAGTACCGAAATCTCCGCGCCGGCTGCTAGTGTGCTAACGGACACCCTGCGGGAAACATCGTCGTCGCCGCCAATCCCGTGCGCGAGTGGCATTACCGACGTGCATATTTACGCGATTCACGATGAAATCTCACCCtataatgtctatattatactcCTCGGTGCTGTTGCTGTGATGACACATTATTTTTGCGTTTTCttcttttaatatttacgtCTGGTTGATTGCCGTTAAAATTcgactttatttttaacaggtacctgtatatattatagtacaatattatcccGCATTATCCGTAATTTACCATGCGCTTATAGATTTTAGATATATAGTTCAGAAAAAATGTGTGTGCTTTagaacattttaattgaataaaacttttttacgtctttcaaataaaattctCTTTTTTTgcactaaaatatataacatgcaAGAAAATCTATAAATCCATACctaaaatttaggtatatttttcatacctaatattatatacatttacgtACCGTATATTTTGTGGATTTGcattaaaaagttatatttacgtatttattgagttcttatCATAACTGTTGAATTGaaactaatattatactcaattttcgttaagtataaaatgtgtcataatttacaatctataaagGGTggatatttgataaatataatattgttcttccCCTGTTGAGAATCAAGCCCGGGACCTCACGCGTATTAACGTTAAAATCACatgtttttaatagatttttcaCAAATTTCTGGCCAGTTAagattattgaacatttttaattgatttcgGTGGTTTAAGGATCttaatatcatatataggtatatatttattagtacctactttGTAAATACATGGATGATTTGATATTATGTTCATCCAGTCACCCAGAATTCTAGAGGTATCATTGTCTTAATagtagatacattttaattgatattcgATTCATTAAATATTCCACGAGGTAAATAAAGTTGCTACCAGCCACCATTAatcatgtatacatttataatttataattgtttagcaTTTTGGTAATGTCAGTTTAgacgttatttattaattaataattgttgttttagaCATCTTGAAAGAAAATGTTGTGTAAGTATATATCTATCATTATAGTGGAAAAAATCGTTATTacgaatacaaattacaataattaataaaataaaaattttatattttttaataattttaaagcttttattagaatttatttaaagGGTGCAAAAATAATAGATTGAAGGGTGAAGATTACATAGCTTACTTcaacaaaatgaaaattgaattatttaaagatgtttcaatacattattataaggttattacccataaatgataataatcatttttttgtttgtgtaaTCAAGAAGTttgtatacaatacatttttacattcgacagtagatacctacctatacgatGAATTCATTTATTTTCAGTACAAAattggatttataatatgtatttaataagtatatttatatttttcagcagTATCAGTTTTTTCTCGATGCAATCGCTGATCATTTACTGGAAATGGAAACGCTGCAGGTCAATAACACAGTCTGGAAcctgatgatttttttttgtcttcttATCACAAGTAAgtgcatacaatttataaatttgtaattttggtatatattcaactatgcatatttagtattttccaaaaatattctaattagtCTCCAATTGGTATACTCGTATACTAACTGGGaactcgcataatattattcaaaatatacgaaaaatatGATAACAGTCAATGTTGCGTGATTTAAAAGTTtgattcaattttgtttataaatggaaaTTGAACTACCACAAATTTAAGCTACTTTACAATGACTCTTTAAAATGATATTTGTTCTCCACAGAGGATAATTAAATGTAGTTAAAGAATGTTTATTAGATCAAAGAGCTGGTTTTAGTGTTATATACCACGTGTACCCAACGAGTAGATAAATGTTTTAGGCATATCactgttatcatattataatataatatataatattttacttgtatacgttataggtataatactaaaGAACACTATTATGATAGTTTTTACCTATCTAAAAtatgagtatttttttaaagtagatttcccatatttatctatattattattatgtattttataatatattcgtttaCATTGTTATAATCTGTGCCTTGTGATTTGTATCGTGTTTTTTTGACACGTTACCACAGTAACCAAACTTTAAGGCTATCAAATTTTAGCCACGTGGTTGACGATTTTTATAACACCTGACCATGTTGTTACTGATTGCAACGAAATGCTATAAATATAagggtataataattaagtgtctactctcattattttgaaaagttatcATGTAGgtagatacaaatataatatgcaatacaaCACTAGACCTAGTTTAATACTTTGATTGATCagaaatagtttattaatacttttaaatatactaaaatgtaaaattatatatgccAAAGATTAAAATGGtctaacaacaatatatttttaattacctaaattttttaatatcatacacaattattaatatataatatatttataatataaaaacaatacattattgtttatagtttgacaaatgtaaatgtttaactaggtacctacttatattatatagttttcaaatttGAAGTTCTAGGATAGATTGAGCttgtgaatattttgttttgtgatTCCCTATTAAGACGACcagattaaatgtttatattgttataacatttaTGACACCTAGTCGTTATTTATTCCAATTCATATACttcgtatacattatacatgacaataatattattttctaaattaacaCAAATTACCAGATTCAATTTATGTAAACgtaaacaaaagtaaaaaaacaacagtaataaaaataaaaggccaattaattttctttttttataacacatattttaaGATCAAAATATACTGGAAAACACcgttagtataaaattattttcatattatattggtactaaataattgaatatattcgtatttatataatatttagttttgcgTTTTTGTAATCACTATTTGTTTGTGTTTCACGTGTCGTATTTAgaaaatacacaaaattaataaaattttgaataactatgatgatatagtatataatatataatattatatcaatacaatttattaatgtaatttttattatttcataccttataaatgaataaaatatacagttataattCATAGTTATAGAGTTTagtgactaaatattttatactatgatTACTAGTTGGTTTATACTATATGGTTAGGTATCGTAAatcctatatactatattatataaaagagtTTTTTACTtgcaatatcatataaatattaaatatacataagaaACCATATCATATCGTTTCATGTTTGTATGCTTATATTTTAGAACAGTTgtgtttataaaatgatataatattaatgcattgTTGTACTCtacttttttagtataaaataattgtatttaatgttaCTACACAAAAGTTTATTTTAGTGTAATTTACTGAAAACtgtttggtattatattataataaaataatattacagttatgtgtatatgtaatatgtaaataagtAAGTTTAAAAAGATGTAACCTAGAgcactataaagtataaacattattttaattcttttgaGCGGATTAAAAGGTTTTGTataaagtatttgatttttttaatcaagaatttatatagtacatacttataaataggtttaaaaatgtatacaaattcttatattgtacaataaattgcaagtattaagaaataaataaaaaataaaataaatttaaataataatttacagatacaatacatatagataatatatattaatatacaatttaaactaccTACTTTATTTAACACGGTTTTTGgttttagaatttataaaatgttgaattttctGATTCATTTGTTGTATAATGTACGTttcttaaaatttcaaatgatatattatcatgatactCAAAAACaagatttgtttaaattatactaGAAAATTAATTATCTCTGTTAGTAAGAAATGTACGTCACTCTTCAAAAACTATCAAGTGGccactggttttttttttatataattttagggTGTACCAGTACCATACAGTGTTATACAGTATCTTTATAGAGTTCGTCATTTTTccaatagtatattaaaatatttaagtgttTGTGCCGGTTGTGGTACCACGTTGGTTCCATATAAAGGGTTAAAGCAGTTGTATTAACATTGTATACTGACAGGTGAAAACCACTAGTTGcgtcttttaactttaaatgatattataacacgcAAAGAAAATTTATGAAGTGAAAAACAAGtacttgttatattaataagagCAAAACGTTAATATCATGATTACTATTTtagatgaatttaaaatttaaaaatataccaaatattaaattctgGAGTATTGTATGTGAAACAAattagttgtaataataatgaagattatacaaaaaaaattcattcttaaatttattttttaataagaaatcTTTGTGATGATATATTGATGATAAACACTTAGTGGGCACTGGAacttatttcaaaatatgttttttttaaatgtattcacaTATATCTGTAAAGATTGTTTTATACAAAAGCCATTACCTTAAAGTAACTAATTCTGATTTCGACcataacataatacctatatagtctacacttatattaaccaattgttatcacttatcaatttTCTAGCACGATTTAAAATTCCTATTTTTGtgatggtttattttttttaaattatttttatcttttatttttgtaaaataatacatttttttttatctttttaaatgcaattttagAACAGATTTTGTTTAAGTtcgtttgaataattatatttttgaagggTAATTTGTGCATAAAACATAGTAAACACAGTATCGTTTTAAATGCAGTAAGTTGGCAAACAAACGAGGGAAAGGATAAATCGTTTTGAAATCCTATGTTTGCATGACCTCACTTGGATTCTCGTGATGGCAACCAATCATGTTATACCTTGTCACTATTAATTCACTTATGTTCAGATATGGTGTGCCTATTTTTGATGGAAAGGggagaaataataaaatgaataaggttaaaaaaaaccatacacgtctattacaataaaacatatacacacacatacataatatgtgacCTTTCTGCGATATCGCCAAAATACCTCGtctatttgtttaaattgttaCCGTGACATAacacatatatacattttttttggcaggatttttatatttgaataacacATAAACAAAGAAAAACGCCAGAAGACAGTTTTAAAGAAGGGacaataaatgtacaataaataaggcaataaaatgaatgatttaaaaatttcacaGTTAGAtgctttttttctcttttttctctttattttataatatttctttgtaACTTGTACTTATTTCATCCTAGGAAACACAATACgattaattgtacctattatacaaataataacaatgggGCTATTGAAAGATtcgtttttcataaaaaaaataatatatatatataatatataatatttatagataatatatataataatatataaattaatataatataacataatatataatatatatatagataacattttcattgacaattgaaaatattatagtaactaatatgatattatattaaaatgtttttaattattgtacataaaatatatataagtatactccGTGTTTGGTGTATAattttcgtatatattatttatttcaaaatgtttaaagaaatattttttttaaatcactctAATCTagttatgtgcaatgtgcatattatgtgATGTACAAAACGGATGGTtactttaaataatgatatttattattgtttgaatattattaactctgaaatataatataaatacaatcgtATTATCGTTAATacgtttttatacatatatttttgttatattacatattgtttAAGCCTTGGTAacgtaaattgaataaataacattttaaatgaatataaaaatgaatgccAAGAATAATAAGTTGAATTTTATGCGTTTAGGCAGGAGTTTAGAGTCTTCATTATACCCATCTTTGGTCCGCGTGCTTAGTGAGGCACATAGGGCTGAtgctataagttataatcataagtttcaaaaaattttcatgAATAGATTAGCAGAAGATCTATGGTATAATAATCCGTTGTATCCAGAACGCGAAAGAACATCTGTTTGTAGTATGCCATTTGCTGTGATTAGTAATGACTTGTTCCGAGTACCAGATACATTTTCTTGGGGTGTATCACGAGATCAAGCGGCTActattatacaggtatacatattatattcagtttttTGGATTATAAGTCTTAAACTAGAATCTCAATTAAGTTTTAAgtaaataacagttaaaaaataataagttttacaattttcttttacgattaataaaaactaaccaCTAGATATTTGATTCATTTTTACTAGAAATACTGTCGGtaaatacttgataaaattaaattcttaggCATGATaaacatgtaatatattatataaaataacgcaaattacaaaaatgtttgtataaaaagAGCCGCCAgggagtataataaattatagtaactaAACAAaactacgtattattatatcagaGAAATTTGGTTTGTtttgaactaaatattattgttttggaaTATTTATACTTGTATGTTTGCCAGAAGAGAATCATTAcaaaaggaaaaataataaacaaatttataaataatacgctCATAacactttataattatatatattatttttgtttggcGTACAATTGATCAATTTTCGAATTCATTTTTCACTTTTCCTCTAAAGTCAAATTTATCAAAAGAATGATAAACTGTTTTTTCAGTCAGCGTATCGTGCACACATGGTCCGGATACAGCCTGACGTGGCGGAAATGAGGGCTTTCTGGCGAGCTCTGACGACCAAAGGCCGCAAGTAGACGTGTTGAAGTAGTAGCTTTTGCCCTTTGTCAACTACTCCAATCAAAAAGAATGA
Above is a window of Metopolophium dirhodum isolate CAU chromosome 3, ASM1992520v1, whole genome shotgun sequence DNA encoding:
- the LOC132940273 gene encoding uncharacterized protein LOC132940273, producing MNIKMNAKNNKLNFMRLGRSLESSLYPSLVRVLSEAHRADAISYNHKFQKIFMNRLAEDLWYNNPLYPERERTSVCSMPFAVISNDLFRVPDTFSWGVSRDQAATIIQSAYRAHMVRIQPDVAEMRAFWRALTTKGRK